The Aliivibrio fischeri genome contains a region encoding:
- a CDS encoding superoxide dismutase family protein: protein MIMQKKLSCFLLLLIATPFYTLSATNYNVNMMDLTSKELIGDITISSSKFGTVFTPNLIDLPSGLHGFHIHEKGSCDPKISDNGVKILAGSAGGHYDPDNTKKHGFPWTLDNHKGDLPPLYVDQYGDALVPVLAPRLNIDEIKGKSIIIHAHGDNHSDIPKLLGGAGERIACGIIN from the coding sequence ATGATAATGCAAAAAAAACTATCTTGCTTTCTATTACTACTAATAGCAACTCCTTTTTATACATTATCGGCGACGAATTATAATGTAAACATGATGGATTTAACCTCTAAAGAACTTATTGGAGATATAACAATATCAAGCAGTAAATTTGGAACTGTTTTTACACCTAACCTTATAGATTTACCTTCTGGTTTACATGGTTTTCATATTCATGAAAAAGGTAGTTGTGATCCAAAAATAAGCGATAACGGTGTTAAAATTTTAGCCGGTTCCGCAGGTGGACACTATGACCCCGATAACACAAAAAAACATGGTTTCCCTTGGACCTTAGATAATCATAAAGGTGATTTACCCCCTTTATATGTAGATCAGTATGGGGATGCTTTAGTTCCTGTATTAGCACCACGGCTTAATATTGATGAAATAAAAGGGAAATCTATTATAATTCATGCACATGGAGATAACCATTCTGATATTCCTAAACTTCTTGGTGGAGCAGGAGAACGAATTGCTTGCGGCATTATTAACTAA
- a CDS encoding OmpA family protein, giving the protein MRNSCYLKLVPALFSFYAMSAKAEIIYPSFFIGGSLGYQLADDDNYSYSDPGAPSFGISAGVQFNNDWRWDIGYQHSDTFEARQNNIELTPRWFETALRYDWELQKNYKAYARLGVAYWDVDKEIKGMETRSTQGISPLGEVGVSYALTPNIDIEGGFKYINEIGDKYTGRYDNNSFVINLNYKFINEKKVVQVVKKESKPLPPKPVVPVKPVKKTITTNEESYVTYFAFASSKVNTGSLELKKVLDTLNKYPQSRLILTGNTDSIGSYAANQRLSQKRADSVARFFTDRGISISRITIRADGETNPVASNITAEGRSQNLRVDMNIPSFSYEEVASK; this is encoded by the coding sequence ATGCGTAATTCATGTTATTTAAAATTAGTACCTGCTCTGTTTAGTTTCTATGCTATGTCAGCTAAAGCTGAGATTATTTATCCAAGTTTTTTCATTGGCGGTAGCTTAGGCTATCAATTAGCTGATGATGATAATTACAGTTATTCAGATCCAGGAGCTCCATCTTTTGGTATTAGCGCAGGGGTTCAATTTAATAATGATTGGCGTTGGGATATTGGATATCAACATTCTGATACGTTTGAAGCACGTCAAAATAATATAGAGTTGACACCTAGGTGGTTTGAAACAGCCTTGCGTTATGACTGGGAATTACAGAAAAACTATAAGGCGTATGCGCGATTGGGTGTAGCTTATTGGGATGTAGATAAAGAAATTAAAGGCATGGAAACTCGTTCAACTCAAGGAATATCTCCATTAGGAGAGGTGGGCGTTAGCTATGCTTTGACACCTAATATTGATATTGAAGGTGGTTTCAAATATATCAATGAAATTGGTGATAAATATACAGGAAGATATGATAACAATTCATTCGTCATTAACTTAAATTACAAATTTATTAATGAAAAGAAAGTTGTTCAGGTCGTTAAAAAGGAGTCTAAGCCTTTGCCTCCAAAGCCTGTTGTACCTGTTAAACCAGTTAAAAAAACAATTACTACGAATGAAGAGTCATATGTAACGTATTTTGCTTTTGCTAGTAGTAAAGTCAATACAGGAAGTCTTGAGCTCAAAAAGGTACTAGATACCCTGAATAAATACCCTCAAAGTCGATTAATTTTGACTGGGAATACCGATTCTATTGGCTCTTACGCTGCAAACCAACGATTGTCGCAAAAACGAGCTGATAGCGTCGCTCGCTTTTTTACTGATCGAGGTATTTCAATATCAAGAATAACGATTCGAGCAGATGGTGAAACTAATCCTGTAGCAAGTAATATCACTGCAGAAGGAAGAAGCCAGAATTTGCGTGTTGATATGAATATTCCAAGTTTTTCTTATGAAGAAGTGGCATCAAAATGA
- a CDS encoding AraC family transcriptional regulator, which translates to MSKFNSRELNKKKINTVYGEIISKLRVNFSEDKSKMIVEINAIICLVSISLIESEKERIIDKIVSFIRENITNDKLSLDYVAQNLYMSKRKLQYIFSSNKTTYKKTLNEVKIDLLVYYINENPDVSIKYILSKCGFNSHSSASNAFKIAKGETLYQYKKKVRAS; encoded by the coding sequence TTGTCTAAATTCAATAGTAGAGAGCTTAATAAGAAAAAAATAAACACTGTTTATGGTGAGATCATTAGTAAACTGAGAGTTAACTTTTCAGAAGATAAAAGTAAAATGATTGTGGAGATAAATGCAATTATTTGTTTGGTTTCAATATCTTTGATCGAATCAGAAAAAGAAAGAATAATAGATAAAATAGTCAGTTTTATTAGAGAAAATATAACTAATGATAAATTATCTCTCGATTATGTTGCTCAGAACTTATATATGTCAAAAAGAAAGTTACAATATATATTTTCAAGTAACAAAACAACATATAAGAAGACACTAAACGAAGTGAAAATTGACTTATTAGTCTACTATATAAATGAAAATCCTGATGTTAGTATTAAATACATATTGTCTAAATGTGGTTTTAATTCTCACTCATCAGCAAGTAATGCATTTAAAATTGCAAAAGGTGAAACTCTTTATCAATATAAGAAAAAAGTAAGGGCCTCATAA
- a CDS encoding methyl-accepting chemotaxis protein: MKDLAYLNNKITTFTFEAISEISLKSLLILLSSIIISISLIAYLVKNVMKNIGGEPRKISEILANIANGDLSQNLTKTDKDTGIYSSMVLLNDKLATIVKNSLSLADNVSFASRELNNVIFDTTKNSQEEQTQIEGISTAINELSSTSKEVTANAFDAENEIQKAINNIEHGNTALDKSINLTKTINDSVQETANMINELRNDTVNIGEVTNVIRTISEQTNLLALNAAIEAARAGEQGRGFAVVADEVRSLAEKTQKSTINIQEIIVKLQAQSEKANINMDENVKLIQESVVLSEDVKSSFNEIVYSANSISDVNTLVATASQEQFNVTEEIAVNVTNTFDLVNKNVLSINLVDQAAKELSSLAASQKEELSYFTV; the protein is encoded by the coding sequence ATGAAAGATTTAGCTTATTTAAACAATAAAATCACGACCTTTACGTTTGAAGCTATCTCAGAAATAAGTCTAAAGAGTTTATTAATTTTGCTCTCCTCCATAATTATTTCGATCTCATTAATCGCGTATCTAGTTAAGAATGTGATGAAAAACATAGGAGGCGAACCAAGAAAAATATCAGAAATATTAGCAAATATTGCCAATGGTGACTTATCACAAAATTTAACCAAAACAGATAAAGACACAGGCATATACTCATCCATGGTTCTATTAAACGATAAACTGGCGACAATAGTTAAAAATAGCCTATCTTTAGCTGATAATGTTTCTTTTGCCTCTAGAGAATTAAACAATGTGATCTTTGATACAACAAAAAATTCACAAGAAGAACAAACACAAATAGAAGGAATCTCTACAGCTATCAATGAATTATCTAGTACTTCGAAAGAAGTAACAGCAAATGCTTTTGATGCCGAGAACGAAATACAAAAAGCAATTAATAATATTGAACATGGTAATACAGCATTAGATAAATCAATTAACCTAACAAAAACCATTAATGACTCAGTACAAGAAACTGCTAATATGATTAATGAGCTAAGAAACGACACAGTTAACATTGGTGAAGTAACCAATGTCATTAGAACGATCTCTGAGCAAACAAATTTATTAGCATTGAATGCAGCAATTGAGGCAGCTAGAGCTGGAGAACAAGGCAGAGGATTTGCAGTTGTTGCCGATGAAGTAAGAAGTCTTGCTGAAAAAACACAAAAGTCGACAATAAACATCCAAGAAATTATAGTCAAATTACAAGCTCAATCAGAAAAAGCGAATATCAATATGGATGAAAATGTAAAACTAATCCAAGAGTCCGTCGTTTTATCAGAAGATGTAAAAAGTTCATTTAATGAAATTGTTTATTCGGCAAATTCAATATCAGATGTAAACACATTAGTTGCAACTGCATCACAAGAACAATTTAATGTGACCGAAGAGATAGCGGTAAATGTTACGAATACATTTGATCTAGTTAATAAGAATGTTCTATCGATAAACCTTGTCGATCAAGCAGCCAAAGAACTCTCTTCTTTAGCTGCATCACAAAAAGAAGAGCTTTCATACTTCACAGTATAA